The Culicoidibacter larvae DNA segment CTATAAAGTATTCTAAACAAAACTAATTACTTATAGTATGAAAAGAATTCAGCACCAATCGGAGCATCATCTTCAAGCACCAAAATTCCTTTTTCCTGTGGTGCATCAGGAAGCGCCAATTCACGGGCAGAACAAATCATACCAAATGATTCAACGTCACGCACTTTAGAAGCCTGAATATACAAACCGCTGGGCATCAATGCACCAATCTTTGCAACAACCACTTTTTGACCGCTGGCAACATTTGGTGCACCACAAACAATTTGCACGGTACCGGTATCAGTTTGCACTTGGCAAACATTCAAATGATCACTCTTAGGATGGGCAACCATACTATCAACAAACCCAACAACAAAATGCGGCTCCAATTCACTTGGTTCAATCGCAAAACCAACTTCGTGAAGTGTGGCAATGACCGTTTCAACAAAACGCTCATTGCTCATCAGCACACCATTAAAAGGCACTTCAAAAAGTGTCGATGCCGCCAAAATATTATATCCATAAGTTTCCTCGCCATCAAAAATGCGAACGATATTACCAATTGTCTCAGTCTGATACTTTTCCGGTACCGGATGTAAGTTAACAATCAAAGTATCTTGTAAACCATGATTATTATATATCATATTCAACATGTAAAATTACTCCTTTGTACTTTGAATGAAAGTAACAACTTCTTCTTTGGTTTTTCGGTTTTTATTAACCAAACGCCCGGTTTCTTGACCTTTATTGAAAGTCACAAAACTTGGAATCCCAAAAATGTCTAATTCAATACATTGATCAATAAAATCATCGCGATCTACTGAATAGAAAGTAAAATCAGCACATTCTGCTTCAATATCATCTAAAACCGGATAAAGCACTACACAATCAGGACACCATGTCGCTGAAAACATATATACTACATTTTCTTCTTGTTGATGTGCTTTAAACTCTTCAACTGTTTCTATTTTTTTCATTATTAAATAACTCCCTTTTTATTATTAGTCGCTTGGTCCTTGAAGGACACCTTCATTTGAACCGGTACTATCTTGAATAACTTGTTGTTGATTTTCACCAATAAACTCACGCTCATTAACCGCAGGTTTTACCTGAATTGAAAGCGCAATTATAGTCAAATAATCAATCTCATTATCAACATCATCTGCTTTTAAAGTTGCACTCACCCGCGCAAATGGTGCAGTAAATACAACTGAATATACATTTTCAACATTTGTTGACAATATATATAAGGTAACATCACTGTTAATAACCTTAGTTTCAAGCACTTTAGCCATATCTACCCGATCACTCATATCCGGGTGATTAGGATTAACATGGATATACACCTCGCCAGATGAACTGGCGAGCTTTGCATTATTATCAGAAACCTCACGTTCAATATACCCTTTTGGTAAATAATATAAAAAGAAATTATTTTCTTTATTGGGTACATAGACATGGTTAGCAACTGTAGTTATTAGTTGATTATCAGCTAGAATCTGCGCAGCGCTCGGTGCTGCTGCACATCCGCTTAAAAGCAGTACTCCAGCTGAAATCACAACGATAATCTTTTTCATTTAGGCCACCCTTTTTTATTTTTTAAATGTCAATTGCTCAAAACGAGCAGTTGAAAACTCTTCGATAAAGGCAATCAATAACTGCCGCGCTGCCAAGTAATCATCACTATCAATGATTGATGAGTTAGCATGAATATAGCGTGCTGGCAAACAAATTGCTAACGTTGGCACTCCTTCACCTGACATATGTACATTACCGGCATCCGTTCCACCCGGTGAAATAAAGTATTGGAAAGTAATATCATGTTTTTCTAAAAGTTCATGCGCCCAAGCAATCATTGGCTGGCTAGGAATCATTGAACGATCATGAACTCGCAATAATACACCCTTGCCCAACTGTCCAAATTGTTCTTTATCACCACTGCTATCATTTGCCGGTGAACAGTCTACAACTAAAGCTAAGTCAGGTTTAATCATCGCTGCTGCTGTTTTAGCACCACGTAACCCAACTTCTTCCTGAACTGTTGCCCCGCCATATAATGTCGCCGGTAAAATATCACGACGTTCAGCAAAATATGAAAACACATCTAGTGTTAACGCACAACCAACCCGGTTATCCCAAGCTTTGGCCATCAAACGTTTGGGATTTTTCATTTGCACATAAGAACCGTCCATAATAACCTGATCTCCGGGACGAACCCCAAAAGCCAGCACTTCATCTTTAGAAGTTGCTCCTATATCGATAAACATTTGTGGAAAATCAATCGGCTTATTACGCTGTTCATCAGTTAATAAATGCGTTGGCACTGAACCAAAGGTTCCTGGCACCGCCTCATTATCACGAGTATAAACTGTCACTCGCTTCCCAAGTAAAGTCTGGTTCCACCAGCCACCAATAGTTTGTACTTTTAACATACCGTTCTCAGTTATGCGAGTTACCATAAAACCAACCTCGTCCATATGACCGGCAAGCATAATTTTCAAACCGGTATCACGAGCCGAATCTTCAGGCAACAACACACCAAAAACGCTCCCCAACCGGTCGCGCTCAATAGTACTGGTATGTGCAGTTAATTTTTCTAACATATAATCCCGCACTAAGTCCTCATGTCCGCTGACTCCAGGAATTTGTGAGAGTTCTTCAAGTTGTTGTAATTGCCATTGTTCCATAAACTTCACCTTATTTCAATATATTGGTTATTATATCATATCTGCCGGATACTTAAAAGTCTCTGGACCCTATTTATAGAAAGATAAAAAGTGCGGGAGGACCAGCCTCCCGCACTTTCAACTTTATTTACGACGATTCAGATAAAGAACCAATCCGGCGGCAGCAATGCCAAGTAATCCGGCACCGAGCCAAAGCTCCGGCGCTTCACCGGTAGCAACTAAATTACCATTAGTATTTGTGTTGCTATCAGCGTTGTTATTATCACTGCTGTTATTGCCCGTATCCACATGAGAATCAATAACATGAACAATAACTGATATTGTCGATACATTACCACTTGTATCAGCGGCACTTAAAGTTACTGTGTAGTCACCAACCACAGCTATATTTACTGCTGTAGTGAAATCACTGGTAATCAGGCTGCCATCATCAGTTGCTGCATGAATATCAGTTAAAAACTCAGTTGCTGTTTTTGATGTATTTACTTCATAAGTAATTTCTGAATCAGCAGTAATCACTGGTGCTGTTACATCCGCGGTTACTTCTTGAGTAAAGGTACCACTAAAATTTGACCCGTTAGTAAAACGCAGTGAATTCGTTCCGGTTTGTTCCCATATCAATTGGCCATTTTCAAAGCGTCCCGGCGTATTGAATGTCAATTGCAAATCACTTCCGGTATAATCCTGAAAATTCATTGGATTCGGCTGATTTAATTCAACTGCACTCCCAATACTCGTTTGGTTTGCGCCTGATAGATTGGTAATCGGCAGTTCTTTCAGAGCAGATAGATCATGCACTTTATTATTAGTAATTGTTAAATTGCGGAGTGCCGTAGCATTTGCCAAGGGACTGAAATCAGCAATCTGATTGTTTTCAAAATTCGCTGTAAAAAGTGTTGTTCGAATATCGCTCATCGGAGCAATATCAGTTAACTTATTGTTAGCAAAGTTAACAGTTTGCAATTGCTGTACATCGGTTAAATCAGGCATTGTTGTAAGCTGATTATATTGTAACTCCAATAACTGTAACCCGGTTAAACTGCTCACAACACTAGCATTATTTATAGCATTGCTCCAAGCAGCCAGCCAATATATTTTATCCAATCCCGCCAGTGGCGAAATATCGGTAATTTTATTCTCCGGAATATAAACGTATAGCAAGCCTCGATTATTAGCCAACACGCTGATATCAGACACTTGACTATATCGCAAACTAAAATACTGAAGCTTAGTTAGTGGTGCAAGTGCATCAATTGACGTCACATTAGCACTATAAATTGATAATTGAGTTAAGTCAGTTAAGTGACTGATTGGTGTAACGTCACTAAAAACGCCGCGGACCGTCAATTCTTTTAATGTAGTCATATTAGTTAACGGTGTTAAGTCGCTAACATAATTATTTTGCAACATAAGCTTTTGAATGTTTGACCATCCACTTACTACCGAAATATCGCTGAAAGTTCCGCCAGAAATATAAACTGTACTTAACACAAAATGTCCGCTTAAAGGTGACAAATCAGTGATTGCTGTTGATTGCGCATCAATCGTTGTCAAATTCATCAACCCAGTCAATGGTGTGATATCAGTAAGGTTGCTATTGCCATACAAATCGATACTCTTCAAGTTCACTGCATACTCAAGTCCGCTCAAATTTGTAATTCCGGCAGAGCGTGTTGAACTAAGTTTAGACAAACTCAACATATTTACTTCAAGAACCGGCGTCGGTTCACTGATTCCTAAATCTTTACGTACCGCTGCTTCCAAGTTAGCATCAGCAAAAACAACCGGGTCTCCGCCTGCCGCCTGTACTTTGTTTACAAATAAAAATGGTGTCGCCAGTAACAATACTGCGGCAACACTCAAAAATAGTTTCTTCATTTTAATGTCCCCCATTTTACTAAAAACTGTCTCTAAGTATATCACATTCAATGTATCTTGTCATATTTGTACACTAAATTGCAATTTTTTCAATAAAAACCCATAAAAAACCGGTCAGTGTCTAAGACGCTGACCGGTTTCAAAATTATTTAACTAAGTCAAGAATTTCCGCTTTTTTCGCGCCGCTTGGAATTTTGATTCCTTTGTCGGCTGCGATAGCTTTTAATTCAGCAACGGTTAATTTGCTTAAATCTTCAGCTGGTTTATCAGCTTTTTTTGCAGCAGGCTTTTTAGCCGCTGGTTTTTTCACTTCAGCTTTAGCTTCTGCTTTTGGTGCAGCTGCTTTTTTAGGAGCTTTTGCAGGCTCTTCTTTTTTCGCTGCAGCTTTTTTAGCTTTTGGCGCTGTTCCGCTTACTGTAGGTTTCACTTCTTTACCTTTAGTACGAACGGTTGCTTCTTTTCCACTTCCTAATGCATCTTTTGCAATTCCTGCAATTGATTCAAAAGCTGCAAAGTCATTAACTGCTAAATCAGCAAGAACTTTACGGTTTACATCGATCCCAGCGATATTTAATCCATTGATTAATTTGCTGTAAGAAAGACCGCACATACGTGCACCGGCATTAATACGTGTGATCCATAATTTACGGAAATCACGTTTTTTCTGACGACGGTCACGGTATGCATACATGTATGATTTCATTACTTGCTCATTCGCTGTGCGGAATAAAGCATGTTTTGAACCGTAGTACCCTTTCGCTAATTTCAAGACTTTTTTACGACGACGACGGCTGACTACTCCACCTTTTACACGTGGCATATGAATTACCTCCTAAGTATCCGTGTAACCACGCTTTCTCCTGCAAATAAATAATTATTAACAGCAGAACGCATCATTACCGGGCTTTCATTCTGAATTTAAAATTAATTGTGTAACATCTGTTTGATGCGTTTATAATCACCAGTTGAAACAAGTGATGCTTTACGCAAATGACGTTTTTGTTTCGTTGTTTTGTTATGTGCTAAATGGCTTGTATATGCACTCCAGCGTTTTAATTTTCCGCTGCCAGTTTTCTTTACACGTTTAGCAAGTCCTTTATGAGTTTTCATTTTTGGCATGATGGTTCCTCCTTAACGGTTATACTTTTTTTGGTGCTAATATCATGAACATACTGCGTCCATCCATTTTGATACTGCCTTCAAGTGTTGCAACTTCTTCACAACCGGCAGCATAACGTTCCATAACACTGCGACCTACCTCAGTATGGGCAATCGCACGTCCGCGGAAACGGATGCTGACTTTCAGCTTATCGCCTTTATCAAGAAACTTAATTCCATTGCGAAGTTTTGTTTCAAAGTCATGAGTATCAATAGTCGGACTTAAACGAATTTCTTTTAACGTAACGACTTTTTGATTTTTCTTAGCTTCACGGTTTTTACGTTGCATCTCATAACGATATTTTCCGTAATCCATAATACGGCATACCGGCGGTGTTGCAGTAGGCGCAACACAAACAAGATCAAGATTCGCTTTTTCAGCAAATGCAAGCGCGTCATTCCGCGAAAGGATTCCAAGCTGTTCACCGTCTTGACCGATAACCCGCACTTCTTTAGCACGAATTTTGTCATTGATTGGTGTCTTATCTTGGTTATTTGGTGTAGATTTTCTATTATTATTAATAACAAGCACCTCCAAAAGGATTTAGAATAATAAAAAGCGCGCTGTAAAAGCCCGCTTCGATATCTTAATTAAAAGTTTACCGTAATGCTGTTTACCCAAATACATCCGTATATCAGGTGAGAGGCTTCTACTCTTCTTTCTATTACTCCATATATTCTACTTGACCTATTATACCGACTTTTATCAGCTAAGTCAACACTATTTCAATATTTTTCAGAGCAAAGCCCCGATGTTTGAAGGACGGTGCTGCACCGTCCTTCAAACCCGCATTTATTCACCATTCACATACCGGAGTGCTGCCTGCGCAGCATGACGACCAAATACTACCGATTGCGTCAGATCATCACCATATAGCTGCTGGTTACCATAAACACCACCTGGAAAATCTCCGGCAATAAACAATCCATCGACGATTTGTCCACCGATTGTCGGTTGCGAAATATTAGCTACCTTTACTCCGGTCGAACGAATATATGAAACCGGATGAACTTTGATTG contains these protein-coding regions:
- the ytpR gene encoding YtpR family tRNA-binding protein — protein: MLNMIYNNHGLQDTLIVNLHPVPEKYQTETIGNIVRIFDGEETYGYNILAASTLFEVPFNGVLMSNERFVETVIATLHEVGFAIEPSELEPHFVVGFVDSMVAHPKSDHLNVCQVQTDTGTVQIVCGAPNVASGQKVVVAKIGALMPSGLYIQASKVRDVESFGMICSARELALPDAPQEKGILVLEDDAPIGAEFFSYYK
- the rpmI gene encoding 50S ribosomal protein L35; this encodes MPKMKTHKGLAKRVKKTGSGKLKRWSAYTSHLAHNKTTKQKRHLRKASLVSTGDYKRIKQMLHN
- a CDS encoding LapB repeat-containing protein: MKKLFLSVAAVLLLATPFLFVNKVQAAGGDPVVFADANLEAAVRKDLGISEPTPVLEVNMLSLSKLSSTRSAGITNLSGLEYAVNLKSIDLYGNSNLTDITPLTGLMNLTTIDAQSTAITDLSPLSGHFVLSTVYISGGTFSDISVVSGWSNIQKLMLQNNYVSDLTPLTNMTTLKELTVRGVFSDVTPISHLTDLTQLSIYSANVTSIDALAPLTKLQYFSLRYSQVSDISVLANNRGLLYVYIPENKITDISPLAGLDKIYWLAAWSNAINNASVVSSLTGLQLLELQYNQLTTMPDLTDVQQLQTVNFANNKLTDIAPMSDIRTTLFTANFENNQIADFSPLANATALRNLTITNNKVHDLSALKELPITNLSGANQTSIGSAVELNQPNPMNFQDYTGSDLQLTFNTPGRFENGQLIWEQTGTNSLRFTNGSNFSGTFTQEVTADVTAPVITADSEITYEVNTSKTATEFLTDIHAATDDGSLITSDFTTAVNIAVVGDYTVTLSAADTSGNVSTISVIVHVIDSHVDTGNNSSDNNNADSNTNTNGNLVATGEAPELWLGAGLLGIAAAGLVLYLNRRK
- a CDS encoding thioredoxin family protein — its product is MKKIETVEEFKAHQQEENVVYMFSATWCPDCVVLYPVLDDIEAECADFTFYSVDRDDFIDQCIELDIFGIPSFVTFNKGQETGRLVNKNRKTKEEVVTFIQSTKE
- a CDS encoding membrane lipoprotein lipid attachment site-containing protein → MKKIIVVISAGVLLLSGCAAAPSAAQILADNQLITTVANHVYVPNKENNFFLYYLPKGYIEREVSDNNAKLASSSGEVYIHVNPNHPDMSDRVDMAKVLETKVINSDVTLYILSTNVENVYSVVFTAPFARVSATLKADDVDNEIDYLTIIALSIQVKPAVNEREFIGENQQQVIQDSTGSNEGVLQGPSD
- the infC gene encoding translation initiation factor IF-3 translates to MNNNRKSTPNNQDKTPINDKIRAKEVRVIGQDGEQLGILSRNDALAFAEKANLDLVCVAPTATPPVCRIMDYGKYRYEMQRKNREAKKNQKVVTLKEIRLSPTIDTHDFETKLRNGIKFLDKGDKLKVSIRFRGRAIAHTEVGRSVMERYAAGCEEVATLEGSIKMDGRSMFMILAPKKV
- the rplT gene encoding 50S ribosomal protein L20 codes for the protein MPRVKGGVVSRRRRKKVLKLAKGYYGSKHALFRTANEQVMKSYMYAYRDRRQKKRDFRKLWITRINAGARMCGLSYSKLINGLNIAGIDVNRKVLADLAVNDFAAFESIAGIAKDALGSGKEATVRTKGKEVKPTVSGTAPKAKKAAAKKEEPAKAPKKAAAPKAEAKAEVKKPAAKKPAAKKADKPAEDLSKLTVAELKAIAADKGIKIPSGAKKAEILDLVK
- a CDS encoding M42 family metallopeptidase, with amino-acid sequence MEQWQLQQLEELSQIPGVSGHEDLVRDYMLEKLTAHTSTIERDRLGSVFGVLLPEDSARDTGLKIMLAGHMDEVGFMVTRITENGMLKVQTIGGWWNQTLLGKRVTVYTRDNEAVPGTFGSVPTHLLTDEQRNKPIDFPQMFIDIGATSKDEVLAFGVRPGDQVIMDGSYVQMKNPKRLMAKAWDNRVGCALTLDVFSYFAERRDILPATLYGGATVQEEVGLRGAKTAAAMIKPDLALVVDCSPANDSSGDKEQFGQLGKGVLLRVHDRSMIPSQPMIAWAHELLEKHDITFQYFISPGGTDAGNVHMSGEGVPTLAICLPARYIHANSSIIDSDDYLAARQLLIAFIEEFSTARFEQLTFKK